The following proteins are encoded in a genomic region of Primulina huaijiensis isolate GDHJ02 chromosome 3, ASM1229523v2, whole genome shotgun sequence:
- the LOC140972105 gene encoding NDR1/HIN1-like protein 1 codes for MTAKDCGRNHHQYRKKLCRLLLASLLGFIVLALFLILLIYLILRPTKPHFILQDATVYAFNLSAANLLTTSLQVTFSSRNPNERIGIYYDKIEAYASYHSQQITPPKLLPSSYQGHKDTTVWSSNLNGNSVPVAPYLAAALKQDRLTGTELINVRVEGRIRWKVGTFISGKYHLHVNCPAYVNFDSNSNGVAMGAAINYQLIMNCHVDV; via the coding sequence ATGACGGCCAAGGACTGTGGGCGCAACCACCACCAGTACCGCAAAAAACTCTGTCGCCTCCTTCTTGCTTCCTTACTCGGCTTCATAGTCCTCGCGCTCTTCCTCATTCTCCTCATATATCTCATCCTCCGTCCCACCAAACCCCATTTCATCCTCCAAGATGCCACCGTCTATGCCTTCAACCTCTCCGCCGCAAACCTACTCACCACGAGCCTCCAAGTGACATTCTCCTCCCGTAACCCTAATGAAAGAATTGGCATTTACTATGATAAAATTGAAGCGTACGCTTCGTATCACAGCCAGCAGATAACTCCTCCTAAACTGCTTCCGTCCTCGTATCAGGGACACAAGGATACCACCGTTTGGTCATCGAATCTGAACGGGAACTCCGTTCCTGTGGCTCCGTATCTTGCTGCTGCACTTAAACAGGATCGGTTAACCGGAACGGAGCTGATTAACGTGAGAGTCGAGGGAAGAATTAGATGGAAAGTGGGTACTTTCATTTCTGGGAAGTATCATCTGCATGTGAATTGCCCGGCGTACGTGAATTTTGATTCCAACAGTAACGGCGTTGCTATGGGGGCGGCGATCAATTATCAATTGATAATGAACTGCCACGTCGATGTTTGA